Part of the Coriobacteriia bacterium genome, ACTCCACGGATGTGATGCGGTCGTCGACAAGGACTGGTCGAGCGCTGTGCTTGCCCGCCAGGTAGGAGCACAGTTGCTCGTGATCCTCATGGAGGCCCCTGCTGTCTTCTCGGCGTGGGGCACAGCTGAACCGGGGCCCATCGCGCGACTCACGGCACAAGAGGCCAGCGTATTGGCGGGGACCCTCCCGCAGGGCGGGATAGGACCCAAAGTGGCTGCGGCCGCATGGTTCGCGCGCCACGGAGGCCGAAGCGTCATCGGTCGCTCCGAGGATCTGCGTGCACTTGTGTCGAGCGACACAGGTACGGTCATCGAGTCGTAGGCCGCCTCCCTTCAGATGCGTCGCTCGCGAGCCGATAACAGACTCGCTGCACCACTGATGTCCTTCGGAGGCCTCGTGCTCACCGCAACAAGCAACCTCGCGCTGCTGCGCACCTATTACGAAGGCGAGAGCAAAGACCTCTTCCGGGTCGCGATGAACGCCACCTCTCTGACCGAGGCCAACCTCGCCTTCGACGTCTTGCGTGGCTCGGTCCCCGAGAAACCCTGCGTCGTCGCGTGCAACCTGCGAGAGGTCCTGCGCGAGATCCCCGGGTCACCGTTTCCGATGCGCTGCGACGAGCAGACGCTGGCGTCGACGGCCGGCCTTGAGCGGCGGATGGCCGCGATGGGCCGCACCTTGCCCGACGGAATCGAGATCGTGGTCACAACAGCCGGGAACCTGGTGCTCGACCTGATCGTGAAGTATCGCGGCGAGAAGTACTTCTGGACCCCCGCGAACGCCGAGGAGGACTTCATCAGCGACGAGGCGCTCGACCTCGTGGTCACAAGTGATCACCTACTCGAAGCGGTGATCGAGATCGTCTCGGCGATGGGTGTCGTGTTCAACCCTAAGTTCTACCTGTCCATGTCGGACTGGCATATGGAGCACGTGTCCGACGTCTTCGCCGGACTCGGCGACCTGTTCTAGCGGAGCGTCACGCGATCTCTGAGCTGCGGACGACCGAGCATCCCGCATCGCGCATGCGTTCGAGCGCCAAAGCCCCATCACCGGGCGCGAGCTCGACGGCCCGCACACCATCTTCGATGACCGAGACACTGAACCCGGCGGCGCGCGCATCGAGCGCCGTGTAGAGGACGCAGTAGTCGGTGGCGAGCCCCATGATCCACAGTGCCGAGACACCCATGCCCTTGAGCACGGCGGTGAGTCCAGTGTCTTTGCGGTGGCCGTTGTCGAAGAATGCGCTGTACGAGTCGATCGACGGGTCGGTGCCCTTGCGAACGACGTGCGTTATCGCAGCGACGTCGAGGGCCGAGTGCAGTGAGGCGCCGGGAGTCGACTGCACGCAGTGATCCGGCCACAGCACCTGCTCGACACCGCCCACGACCGCCATGTCGCCCACGCTGCATTCGGGATGGTTCGACGCGAACGAACCGTGGTCGGCGGGATGCCAGTCCTGGGTGGCGACCACGACGTCGAAGTGGTGCGCCATCTCATTGGCGACCGCGACGACGGCGTCGCCATCCGCCACCGGTAGCGACCCGAACGGCATGAAGTCGTTTTGCAGGTCGACGAGAAGCAGCGCCTTGGTCGTCATGCGATCACTCCATCTCGACGCGCCTGGCACCGGCGATCAGCTCGGTACGCCGTGCGAAGAGGCCCTCTTCCAGCCCCACCTTGAAGGTGTGCGGATTGAGGAATCGCTTGTGTGAGTCATCGAGGAGTGCAAGCTGTGAGAGCGCAC contains:
- the pncA gene encoding bifunctional nicotinamidase/pyrazinamidase, producing MTTKALLLVDLQNDFMPFGSLPVADGDAVVAVANEMAHHFDVVVATQDWHPADHGSFASNHPECSVGDMAVVGGVEQVLWPDHCVQSTPGASLHSALDVAAITHVVRKGTDPSIDSYSAFFDNGHRKDTGLTAVLKGMGVSALWIMGLATDYCVLYTALDARAAGFSVSVIEDGVRAVELAPGDGALALERMRDAGCSVVRSSEIA